One window of Chryseobacterium indologenes genomic DNA carries:
- a CDS encoding phosphoadenosine phosphosulfate reductase family protein: MKVLVPTSGGKDSQAALLWAIEKFGLKSLTACFCDVKWEADETYVHINYLVQKSGVNFKILSSNKYDGMIDLAIKKGRFPSTKARFCTEELKVKPMIDYVLSIEDHIILIDGIRADESARRSKMQPNCRYFKHYFEPYLTNSMIVSDYELLENPTLSQRKKYEHALKRLATGKEDAKYFTYRKKDVFEWCKKYDDSVIRPHFYATADEVIYYSLNRGYDINPRYYRGYSRVGCDPCVMEKIDEISIMVENSPSTVERIIYAEKQADSSFFPPDKIPKRYHSKKTKEGKTYATFEDVIRYIKDRKATGDLFKDEPQFRCKSVYNICE, from the coding sequence ATGAAAGTTTTAGTGCCAACATCTGGAGGAAAAGATTCACAGGCTGCATTACTTTGGGCGATTGAAAAATTTGGATTAAAAAGTCTGACAGCGTGCTTCTGTGATGTTAAATGGGAAGCTGATGAGACTTATGTGCATATTAATTATTTGGTTCAAAAATCAGGTGTAAATTTTAAGATTCTTTCATCAAATAAGTACGATGGAATGATTGACTTAGCAATTAAGAAAGGTCGATTTCCATCAACAAAAGCCCGGTTCTGTACTGAGGAATTAAAAGTTAAACCGATGATAGATTATGTATTATCAATAGAAGATCATATAATTCTAATTGATGGAATTAGAGCAGATGAATCAGCAAGACGTTCAAAAATGCAACCTAATTGTAGATATTTTAAACATTATTTTGAGCCTTATTTGACGAATTCAATGATAGTAAGTGATTATGAATTGCTGGAAAATCCAACATTGTCGCAAAGAAAAAAATATGAACATGCTTTAAAAAGGCTAGCTACAGGAAAGGAAGATGCTAAATATTTTACATATAGGAAAAAGGATGTTTTTGAATGGTGTAAAAAGTATGATGATTCAGTTATAAGACCTCACTTTTACGCTACAGCAGATGAAGTAATATATTATTCTCTAAACAGAGGTTATGATATAAATCCAAGATATTATCGTGGTTATTCTCGTGTTGGTTGTGATCCGTGCGTGATGGAAAAAATAGACGAAATTTCTATTATGGTTGAAAATTCGCCATCAACAGTTGAAAGAATTATCTACGCTGAAAAGCAAGCTGATTCATCATTTTTCCCGCCAGATAAGATTCCTAAAAGATACCATTCAAAAAAAACAAAAGAAGGAAAAACTTATGCAACATTTGAAGATGTGATAAGGTATATAAAGGATAGAAAGGCGACTGGAGATTTGTTTAAGGATGAACCTCAGTTTAGATGTAAATCAGTTTATAATATTTGCGAATGA
- a CDS encoding DNA polymerase III subunit alpha → MYLNCHSYHSLRYGTLSIDDLVSQASYLGINELVLTDINTITGVYEFKKKCESKGIKPIAGVEIRKGSDLLYITIAKEFAGLGEVNKILTDYNCDGIDLPERPDLKHNFIIYSLQKKPEVLKENEYIGLRLEELNVLIRPEYKKLVSKMVILQPVTFATKKEYNLHCILRAIDNNTLLSLLPQMETCEKSEYFRSPVSIMDSFKHYPQIIENTQKILADCSFEFEFSTPRNKKHYTGTKADDLKLLTRLTHAGLERRYGRNHPEARARVEKELKVIDELNFSGYFLITWDIIRYSNSMGFMHVGRGSGANSIVAYCLGITDICPLELDLYFERFLNLNRKSPPDFDIDWSWQERDIILDYIFNRYGKNHVAFCGTNVEFKYRSIIREVGKAYGLPKEELDELSKNPERVFRDEIVQKVQKYGKLLEKFPNQRSMHACGILISEEPLTNFTALEMPPKGFPIVQWDMHVAEELGFEKFDILSQRGLGTINDTVKLIEEKRGIKVDIKDTTISKDEQVCNEFLSQGRTIGCFYIESPAMRGLLRRLKCDNYKVLVAASSIIRPGVAQSGMMREYIFRHNNPNQFEYFHKVFEEQLGETYGIMVYQEDVIKIALHFGGLSAADGDILRRAMSGKYRSLEALQKVKDHFFESCRELGHSEELSREVYRQIESFAGYSFCKAHSASYAVESYQSLYLKVYYPLEFMVSAINNMGGFYRTEVYVHEAKMSGGTILTPCVNKSEYETTIYGTEIYLGLMLLEKVESKIAQLIPEERRRAGDYKSMEDFIKRIPVGIETLQILIFIGAFRFTGVPKNELLLKARVLLGDFKPERRFQTLFEEPVKDFKFPELKRNVFEDAFDEIEILSFPVSCNPFDLLQTKYRGRVMAKDLVKYHKREVKMLAYLISRKHVPTKRGAMYFGTWIDVEGNYFDTAHFPDCLEKYPFQGGGCYLLLGIVEVDFHFPTITITKMAKMPFIPDPRYSHDEEKKYEAQQRIKEDVSMTFRAPYPQDHEIGLPRKSGST, encoded by the coding sequence ATGTATTTGAATTGCCATTCATATCATAGTCTTAGGTATGGTACATTATCTATAGATGATTTAGTATCACAAGCATCATACTTGGGAATAAATGAGCTTGTGCTTACTGATATTAATACAATTACCGGCGTCTATGAATTCAAAAAGAAATGTGAGTCAAAAGGGATAAAACCAATTGCAGGTGTCGAAATCAGAAAGGGCAGCGATCTATTATATATTACTATAGCAAAAGAGTTTGCTGGACTCGGAGAAGTAAACAAGATATTAACAGACTACAACTGTGATGGCATTGATTTACCCGAAAGACCAGACCTTAAACATAATTTTATCATTTACTCTCTGCAAAAAAAGCCAGAGGTATTAAAGGAGAATGAGTACATTGGGTTAAGACTAGAGGAGTTAAATGTATTGATTCGGCCAGAATATAAGAAGCTTGTTTCAAAAATGGTAATCCTGCAGCCGGTTACATTTGCCACAAAAAAGGAATATAATTTACATTGTATTTTAAGGGCTATTGATAATAATACACTGTTGTCATTATTGCCACAGATGGAAACTTGTGAAAAATCTGAATACTTTAGATCTCCTGTATCAATCATGGATAGTTTCAAACACTATCCACAAATAATAGAGAATACTCAAAAAATCTTAGCAGACTGCAGTTTTGAATTTGAATTTTCTACTCCACGAAATAAAAAACATTACACAGGCACAAAGGCCGATGATTTAAAGCTTTTGACAAGGCTAACGCATGCCGGCTTAGAAAGAAGGTATGGAAGGAATCATCCAGAGGCAAGGGCTCGTGTTGAGAAAGAATTAAAGGTAATTGATGAGTTAAATTTCAGTGGCTACTTTCTTATCACTTGGGACATTATCCGGTACAGTAATAGTATGGGATTTATGCATGTTGGACGGGGTAGTGGGGCGAATAGCATTGTGGCCTATTGTCTTGGAATTACTGATATATGTCCTTTGGAACTAGATTTATATTTTGAAAGATTTCTGAATCTTAACAGGAAAAGTCCACCTGATTTTGATATAGACTGGAGCTGGCAGGAACGAGACATAATCTTAGATTACATTTTCAACCGATATGGAAAGAATCACGTAGCGTTCTGCGGGACAAATGTCGAGTTCAAATACCGTTCAATTATCAGGGAGGTCGGAAAGGCATACGGGCTTCCGAAAGAAGAGCTGGACGAACTGAGCAAAAACCCCGAAAGAGTATTTCGCGATGAAATAGTTCAAAAGGTCCAGAAGTACGGGAAATTATTGGAAAAGTTTCCCAACCAACGAAGTATGCATGCTTGTGGTATTTTGATTTCAGAAGAGCCATTAACGAATTTTACTGCGTTGGAAATGCCACCAAAAGGGTTTCCGATTGTTCAATGGGACATGCATGTGGCAGAAGAACTAGGGTTTGAAAAATTTGATATTCTTTCGCAACGAGGACTCGGTACTATTAATGATACAGTAAAGCTTATTGAAGAAAAGCGAGGAATTAAAGTTGATATTAAAGACACTACAATTTCCAAAGATGAACAAGTATGTAATGAGTTCTTAAGCCAAGGACGAACTATAGGCTGTTTCTATATTGAATCTCCGGCCATGCGTGGTCTTCTAAGGAGATTAAAATGTGATAATTACAAAGTTCTGGTTGCCGCATCATCAATTATTCGTCCAGGAGTCGCGCAATCCGGGATGATGAGAGAGTATATTTTCAGACATAACAATCCGAATCAATTTGAATATTTCCATAAAGTATTCGAGGAACAGCTGGGGGAGACATATGGGATTATGGTTTACCAGGAGGATGTAATAAAGATTGCGCTGCATTTTGGTGGCTTGTCCGCCGCAGATGGTGACATTCTAAGAAGAGCGATGAGTGGGAAATACAGATCACTGGAAGCACTTCAGAAAGTAAAGGATCACTTTTTTGAATCCTGTAGGGAGCTTGGTCATTCTGAAGAGTTGAGTAGGGAAGTATATAGGCAGATAGAGTCATTTGCCGGATATTCTTTCTGTAAAGCACATTCAGCATCATATGCAGTCGAAAGTTATCAGAGCCTTTATCTTAAAGTTTATTATCCGCTGGAGTTTATGGTTTCAGCTATCAATAATATGGGAGGTTTTTACAGAACAGAAGTGTATGTCCATGAGGCTAAAATGTCCGGAGGAACTATACTTACTCCTTGTGTGAATAAAAGCGAATATGAAACAACAATCTATGGAACAGAAATATATTTAGGGCTAATGCTTTTGGAAAAAGTTGAATCAAAAATAGCTCAGTTGATACCGGAGGAAAGGAGGAGAGCTGGAGATTATAAATCAATGGAAGACTTTATCAAGAGAATTCCAGTAGGTATAGAAACATTACAGATTCTTATATTCATCGGAGCATTTCGATTTACTGGAGTTCCAAAGAATGAACTGCTGTTAAAAGCTAGAGTACTTCTTGGGGATTTTAAACCAGAGCGAAGGTTTCAGACACTATTTGAAGAACCTGTAAAAGATTTTAAGTTTCCTGAATTGAAGCGAAATGTTTTTGAAGACGCTTTTGATGAAATTGAAATACTAAGTTTTCCGGTTTCCTGTAATCCTTTTGATCTTCTGCAGACAAAGTACAGAGGTCGTGTTATGGCTAAAGATTTAGTCAAATATCACAAAAGAGAGGTTAAGATGCTTGCATATCTGATCTCAAGAAAACACGTGCCTACTAAGAGAGGAGCAATGTATTTTGGTACATGGATAGATGTAGAAGGAAATTATTTTGATACGGCGCACTTTCCGGATTGCCTTGAAAAATATCCATTTCAAGGTGGAGGATGCTATCTGCTGTTGGGCATTGTAGAAGTGGATTTCCATTTCCCAACTATTACTATCACAAAAATGGCAAAAATGCCATTCATACCAGATCCCAGATATTCTCATGATGAAGAAAAGAAATATGAAGCACAGCAGCGCATCAAAGAAGATGTTAGCATGACTTTCCGCGCACCGTACCCGCAAGATCATGAGATCGGACTCCCGAGAAAAAGTGGTAGTACATAA
- a CDS encoding bacteriocin-like protein: MKNLKRISKEKLKSINGGQKLCPPGSKPMHCPGSDNPQCYWDTNTLECPDF; this comes from the coding sequence ATGAAAAACTTAAAGAGAATCTCTAAGGAGAAATTAAAAAGCATTAATGGCGGTCAAAAATTATGCCCCCCTGGTTCTAAACCAATGCATTGTCCAGGTTCTGATAATCCTCAATGTTATTGGGATACCAATACACTAGAATGCCCAGATTTTTAG
- a CDS encoding YopX family protein gives MREIKFRAWDNEKKTFVPQGEIVFKDYGETRWEVIPNCLEYVGDQCHNGEPQRGRFVVTQYTGLKDKNGVEIYEGDILHEGDGTFWSRYEVVWFKNSCQFSLDCTRVSPNIQYPSWDRASGMTIIGNIHSNPELLK, from the coding sequence ATGAGAGAAATAAAGTTCAGAGCATGGGATAATGAAAAGAAAACCTTTGTCCCTCAAGGAGAAATAGTTTTTAAAGATTATGGAGAAACAAGATGGGAAGTTATACCTAATTGTTTAGAATATGTAGGCGATCAATGTCATAATGGAGAACCTCAAAGAGGAAGATTTGTAGTGACTCAGTACACCGGACTGAAGGACAAAAACGGAGTAGAGATATACGAGGGGGATATTCTACATGAAGGAGACGGAACGTTTTGGTCACGATATGAAGTTGTATGGTTTAAAAATTCTTGCCAGTTTAGTCTAGACTGCACAAGGGTGAGTCCAAATATACAATATCCTTCATGGGATAGGGCCAGTGGTATGACCATTATCGGCAACATTCACTCCAATCCGGAGCTACTAAAATAA
- a CDS encoding DUF7352 domain-containing protein: MKTIYKYQLKNISQQIIKMPEGAEILSLQTQFGVPCIWVKVDTDGKIVERNFVLIGTGHPLPENPMTFIGTYQKHEFVFHVFELI, translated from the coding sequence ATGAAAACAATTTATAAATATCAATTAAAAAACATTAGTCAGCAGATAATAAAAATGCCAGAAGGCGCTGAAATACTAAGTTTACAAACTCAATTTGGCGTTCCTTGTATTTGGGTCAAAGTAGATACTGATGGTAAAATCGTAGAGAGGAATTTTGTTTTAATTGGAACAGGGCATCCGTTACCTGAAAACCCCATGACTTTTATAGGGACTTATCAAAAGCATGAATTTGTTTTCCATGTTTTTGAATTAATTTAA
- a CDS encoding DNA-methyltransferase — MIYRDHHQNYKQYHLPKAQLIIADLPYNLGNKAFASNPAWYIDGDNKNGESALAGTSFFKTDENFKPAEFMHFCSKMLKPEPKEKGTAPAMIIFCAFHQLFEVIELAKRYGLKNHIPLVFRKKFSAQVLKANMKIVGNCEYGLLLYRDKLPKFNNKGKMVMNCIEWVADEDINNYPKLHPTQKPVGLLKRLIELFTDENEVVIDPCAGSGSSLVAAIELNRKAFGFEIDKEFFPKAKGWLEKTIQRKKDIDKYGFAKTELDEQGVNLFTEIV; from the coding sequence ATGATTTACAGAGATCATCATCAAAATTACAAGCAGTATCACTTGCCTAAGGCACAATTAATTATTGCTGACTTACCGTATAATTTGGGAAACAAGGCTTTTGCATCTAATCCAGCATGGTACATTGACGGTGATAATAAGAATGGAGAAAGCGCGCTTGCTGGAACAAGCTTTTTTAAAACAGATGAAAATTTTAAACCTGCAGAATTCATGCACTTCTGCTCGAAAATGCTCAAGCCTGAGCCGAAAGAAAAAGGAACTGCGCCAGCAATGATAATATTCTGTGCATTCCATCAATTATTTGAAGTGATTGAACTAGCCAAACGCTATGGGTTAAAAAATCATATTCCTTTAGTATTTAGAAAGAAGTTTTCTGCTCAGGTTTTAAAGGCAAATATGAAGATTGTCGGCAATTGCGAATATGGCCTTCTACTATACCGTGACAAGCTGCCAAAATTCAACAATAAAGGTAAAATGGTAATGAATTGCATTGAATGGGTTGCAGATGAAGATATAAACAATTATCCCAAATTACACCCTACTCAAAAGCCTGTTGGACTGTTAAAAAGACTAATTGAATTATTCACTGATGAAAATGAAGTTGTAATAGACCCATGTGCTGGTAGTGGAAGTAGCCTAGTTGCAGCAATTGAATTAAACCGTAAAGCTTTCGGATTTGAAATTGACAAGGAATTCTTTCCAAAGGCTAAAGGGTGGCTAGAAAAAACAATTCAAAGAAAAAAAGACATTGATAAATACGGATTTGCAAAAACAGAACTAGACGAACAAGGAGTAAATCTTTTTACTGAAATAGTATAG
- a CDS encoding DUF6291 domain-containing protein, translating into MERDGFVFYRSFYEGIKDLPRDIQGEVLTAIMEYGLNGVTTENLKPVARAIFTLIKPQIDANNQKFINGKSGGRPPKEKPNNNLEETKPKPNDNQSITKQEPKEKVKVKDKVKEESKSTPHLPPNQEDLFPEEIKGEENTEKDVVEYFHESCSRLPKVQVVSKARKSTIKARISDYGLEKVKEVIEIAGKSNFLAGENRNTWAADFDWILKPANFVKILEGNYNNKDSSNGQSNNFNSNNGPSNIRSGGNKVDGTTQLLNGEIRYFEAT; encoded by the coding sequence ATGGAAAGAGACGGATTTGTTTTTTACCGAAGCTTCTATGAAGGCATCAAAGATTTGCCGAGAGATATTCAGGGAGAAGTGCTTACAGCCATAATGGAGTATGGCTTAAACGGAGTAACAACTGAAAATCTAAAGCCCGTAGCCCGAGCTATATTTACTTTGATAAAACCTCAAATAGACGCTAATAATCAGAAGTTTATTAATGGTAAAAGCGGCGGAAGACCGCCAAAAGAAAAACCAAACAATAACCTAGAAGAAACCAAACCAAAACCAAACGATAACCAAAGCATAACCAAACAAGAACCTAAAGAGAAAGTAAAAGTAAAAGATAAAGTAAAAGAAGAAAGTAAAAGTACTCCCCACTTGCCCCCAAACCAAGAAGATTTATTTCCAGAAGAAATTAAGGGTGAAGAGAACACTGAAAAAGATGTAGTTGAATACTTTCATGAAAGCTGTTCAAGACTCCCAAAGGTTCAAGTCGTAAGTAAAGCAAGAAAATCGACAATAAAAGCAAGAATAAGTGATTACGGATTAGAAAAAGTAAAAGAGGTAATTGAAATTGCCGGAAAGTCAAATTTTCTTGCAGGCGAAAATAGAAATACATGGGCTGCAGATTTCGACTGGATTTTAAAACCGGCAAACTTTGTAAAAATCCTCGAGGGCAATTACAACAATAAAGATTCAAGCAATGGACAATCAAATAATTTTAACTCAAACAACGGACCTAGCAACATCCGATCAGGTGGAAATAAGGTTGATGGGACAACCCAACTGCTTAATGGAGAAATCCGTTATTTCGAAGCTACCTGA